From Solanum lycopersicum chromosome 4, SLM_r2.1:
ttgattaaataaaacAAGTACATTATCGGCACCACATCCTTTTATGGTATATTTTGATTATGTACGAAACAAATTGTTTGGCAGGAATGTTgtcatttcttttcttgttaAACTTGTTCAAGTtttagcaaaataaaaaattaccaatTTAGTCAATATTTAATTCCATTTGGtttaaacttaaaatagaagtagtatttaactttaattgaccattatttagaattaattatatgatgGAATAACTTGTTCTAGGGCATATTTTATCCTCCTCAATCAATTACCTGTTGTAATACTCCAACTATTTGGCAgcaagaataaataataaaattctcacaaataatattttatacgCAAAGAGCagcttaagtttttttttttttttaaaaaaaaaaaagaaggtaacttgacaataatatatatatagttattaaTAAGTAGAAGTGACACGAAAGAGAAAATCTTAATTTTGGTAAAGTATTAGTATTACTCCATCCCAAAGAAAACATTGTTCAACTTACAAAGGTATAACAAATAATAGaattattatatactttttataaTCATTGTATTCGAGacaatttatgtaaatttcaaCTAACTTCACgtagtatttattattttctaaaaatataaatatttaatatttatattcactaaaagttaaattgattaaaaaaacacttgtattttttctatatctactctaaaattttgaactagacaaaaatataattatttagcatatatatttttttaaaatgaataaatagaaacaagctaatttgatatatattgggaAAAAAGTCGCATCTTATGTTTGACTACTAAAAaagattttcccaaaaaaaaaagtttcatcatacgaagaaaatgacttttaattatttatagacAATAAGATTTTTCTTagcaaatatatttaaaactcTTATTCCAAAATCCAAATCATTTACTccaattaatattcaaatttcattattatttaatgaaatatgctataataatgaaatatgCAAAATACGTTATCTTATAACTAGATATGAACGCCAGTTCATTTGACGATCCTTCATATTTAAATTGGAGCattcaaactttttaaaaattaaatagtattattattatgtaatcTCTATGCAAAATACGTTATCGAATTGTAATTGAATTTAAAGATCAGTTTACTTGGCAATCTTTTATAGGTGAATTGAAGTATTCAAATTTCTTAATTGTTttagtatgtatatttatatcaattaaATAGTATTATTCATTTActaataaaaacaagaaaaatattttcttacttctaaaaaaacatacaaataaatctaaaaaataagatttgAAGATGACACATCAAAAATGGGAGAAGAGGATAAGATTGGTAAACGAAAACACATGTAGAAACGTGTTAACATGGCCCATATACACTTTTTTCCGTCTTGATATAAATTAAACACCAAATAAAGATGCTCATGTTTTTGGGAAGTGGGACCCAGATAgatgaaaagtaaaataaaaaatcaaatcgttacgtaaaataaattgaaatacatcaaaattaaaattatacgTAATTTACTTAAAAgtataattaatttcaaaaatggattaatttttagatttggtattattttatttatctaaagACATAGAATAAATTAGttcaataattataatttcaagatcatattatgaaataataattataatcgAGTATTTAGTAgtgatataattaaaatattaaaaaattataaataaaaacgataatattattaattttctcttcaactcctttttgatataattatattatggtTGGTTGGATGTATTAATTTGTACTTTCAAACAAACATGATATTGATTTAATTTCTACCTTAATATccttattgatattattttatttcacctTATACTCccttagtaatttttttttaaaaaattcgaaTAATAATTCACTTATTCAAAGTTTAAGatagatattcaaatattttttttatatctatcaTTTTTAATAAAGTTTTACATTTTGTCGGGCATATATTACGATATCtacgaaattatatttataattctataaaaaataatataatgaaaattattagttcagattatatctttaaatatttatcttaATAAGCGTATATTTccattattatgatttttaaaactATAATCTCGAAATATCTTTATCAGTGAGACAAACAACCcccttatatttattattggaAGATGAAAACCGAATATACTTTACTCTAAGCTGCAAATATCCGTTTATGATTGATAAAATTCCACCGATATTATAGCATGGAAATGTCCTAAGCATAGTAAAAATCCACATCATTAAttctttcctttatttttctaacaTTCTTATCCTTTTCAAATCCATTTCATAGTTGAACTCTTCTTCTTAATAAGTATTGATTATTATCAGAAATATTTTGATCTTTCATATTTACTGTATACCAAGAGGCAAGAAAATCATTTGGGAAAGTTAAAAAATGAATCTTTTTCAAGAATTCTTTGTTACTGCTATGTTAGCACTTGTATTTTCTTGTATAATTGTTAAAATTGTTTCTGCTGCAGTGTCAAAAGATGAAAGGGTTGATACAGAGAAAATTGTTGTGGAGGAAGTCAAGATATCAAAAGGGTTGGTTGTTAGGAGTAGGAAAAGTAAGAAAAGAGtcaaatttgttgaagaaggagTTGTTGGAAATGTTGATCGTGTAGAAAGAGAAATACCTAAGAAAGATGGGGTTGAAGGgtttattgagaaaaaaattgagggTGTTTTGAGGAAAGGTGAAGACTTTAATGGGGAGAAAGGTTTTGAGAATCTTGATTTGGTTGAGCATTGTGGTGGTGAAAGGGAGGTGGAAATTGAGGGTGTTTTGAAGAAAGGTGATGACTTTAAGGGGGAGAAGGTTTGTGAGAGTCTAGAGTTGATTGAGCAATGTGGTGGTGAAAGAGAGGTGAGTGATGATCCAGAAGTTTGTGGAAAAAATGGGTTGGTGGAGGAAAAGGATGAAGTTAAGAAAATTGAGGGTGTTTTAGAGAAAGATGATGACTTTACGGTTGAAAAGGAAGATGATGACTTTACGGTCGAAAAGGTTTGTGAAAATCTTGATTTGAATAAGCACTGTGGTGGTGAAAGTGATGATCATGATGATGCAGATGTGTGCAGCAAAATTGAGTTGATGGAGGAAAAGGATGAGGTTAAGAAGATTGATGAGTTGCTTGTTGTGAAGGAGAAAGATACCGCGAATGCTGTGGTTGTTGATGAAGTCAAAGTAGGTGAAAATGAGGTGGTTGAGGTAGGAGGTGGGTTGAGTAAAGGGGATGATGAGAAGACGGATAAGATGGCGATGGATgaagatattgatgatgattggGAGGGAATTGAGAGAAGTGAATTGGAGGAGGAATTTGCTAAAGCTGTTAACTTTGTGGATGGGGGAAATGGAAAGAATAGTGGTATGGAGAATATGGGGAGTGAATTGATGATGCAATTGTATGGACTCCAGAAAATTGCAATCGAAGGACCTTGTTACGAACCTCAACCAATGGCATTGAAAGTCTATGCCCGTGCCAAATGGTATAACCTCATACTCCAAAAAATATGAGCTTTAGCATATTGTTTTGTACTCTATTTCAattgcattaattttttaaaatgttcttTGATTTGTTTGAACCAAAAAAAGTAATTTCTGTAGCGAATGCTTGCGTTTATCTAGTTAGTTGGATATTTGTGATTATTGGATTAGTAGAAGCTTTTGTAGGAGAGGACACAATCAATATATACTAAAGAAGATTAGAAGGAACACTGCTGAAAATGGGGAAGATAAATCACCATCTCACATATAGTTTGATCGACTTTGAGTTTAATCATTCACGATTGAATTCCTTAACGTTGTTGTATGATCTGATCTAAAGTAGCTTTCCCCTTGCATAGTAGAACTAGCAtttattctttactttttttcatcAGATCTACCGTATCCTGGTTTTACCAGAGAATAGTTTGACCAGAAACTAGAATAGATATCTATAGCCTAAATTTCGTAGTTAAATTGAGAGGACGGAGTCAGGAAACTAAACATGATATTTAGTACATTTATATCATAAGAAACTTGTGTTAGAATTTAGAAAAAGATACCTAGCATAAATTCAATAAGCAGTAAAGGACAGACCTTCAAACTACTTTCGGGTGTAGTTTGATTGCTAGTTATACAACAGGAATGAAAGCTGCTTTCTGTAAGTGATGGAGGACAATAATTCCATTGTGCAAGGAATGCGTGGCAGAAAATGGGAAGCATGAATCAGGAGGTGGCCATGGAGCAGTATATTAAGCTTTTGTCAGACCATGTCCCCAATTGGACACATCATAGTAAGGTTGttaaatattttcctaaaaattttttttggatagattactgaaagattttcttgaaaCGTTACTCCAAATGGTTGATTTACTGTTGCAGAATGATTGCGAAGTAGGGTCTTCAGAAACTAAAATGCCTGGAGATCCAGATCCAATTCCTGATTCTTCTAATGATACAGGCAAAGATGAAAGGTACTTCTATTTCACTTTCCTCATTATGTCCTCTGAAAGTTCCCACTGTATCGTTTCATtcgactcttgattatttttgcTTATCTGCCTTTCTCACTAGCTTTTGCATGTATCTACAGGACACAGGAAACGAACCGTGCTGCAGAAGGAGATAAAGGTGAAAAGGTGATTCATACAATTTTCGGACTTTTGATTCTGTAGTGATGTTCACTTGTTTGGAGAATCCAAAGGATTTATGTTCCATGTTGAAACTTGGCCCTAAACCTGCTGTTGGttgaatttcaacttcaaaGCTAGTAAAATATTCAACGTCGCATTGAACTTTTTATTAATCCTCTTgttgccaaaaaaaaataaaaaaatcactcCACATGATTGAAATTTCCTTGGGTAATTGCAAGTTAAACGATGCAACTGTTAACATCTAGGACAAGAACATAATGATCTAGTTAATATAAACATTTGCTGTTAATGCTAGATTCTGTGAGGTTTTGTCTCTTAGGTCGGACATCCTTTTAGGAGAATCCTAGTCTAAATTTTTGAGATTTGTCCTTTTGTCTATGAGGAACTTTTATAAGACATACTTTATATAATATCTGTGCTTTAATTGCATCTCAAAGAATATCATTCAAGAACATACTCACTACTTGACACTCTGTTATGTTAAACTCGTGAAGATCAGTCACATCAGTGTAGTTGGCTTCTTGTAACAGAACTATTAATCTTACAATTTGTATCACTCTGCCTAGTTATATGCAGTAATTAAGCCAGTTTACTGTAGACCGGTGCTACATCTTATGATCTCTATTTCCTTTCCTCGAGTAGTTATTTACATTTGACTGTTTACCATTTTCATCTATAGCCTGATAATTGAAGCTTTCTGGAATCTATGACAGCTTAAAAGAGTtgcttcatttttcattctaatTCAGGCCTGATAAGTGGAGTTGTTTgaacataacataattttataattggCTCCTTTTACTCTAGAGGTTTTAtcttttgaattctttttaaatataggAACCAAGGATGTAAACTATTTATCTGTACTATGACATTACAAATCCATCGATTTATATCTGTTGTATTGATAATAACAGACTCATACAAGCACCCGAGAGAAAACACAAGATCCTGCTTTTGGTTCTGTAGAAGGTTCAGGAAGTAGGATGCTTGAGTTTATGATCTCAAAATCTCTTTCGTTTATTCTGGAAGAATGCTTCTACAACGCTCATCTTTTATACCACTTTATCAATTTTATGCAGGTTTTTGATAATGATAAGTAGTAGCGTTAGCTATTCAATGTCAAATTAATCCCAACTTTAGAGTTAGTAATGGCTCTGGgcccttaatatttttggtGTTCAAGAACCATTTCTCCATCGAAATCAGTGTAAAGGAGAATTGGTTCTTGATTCTAGAAAGCCAAAATTACTGTCCACTATGATCCTAAAGAcaagtttattaaaaaaactatgTAGGTGTTAAGGACGAGAACTTATTTTGGTAATTTTGGTCCAGCAAGAATTCAGTTTCTGTATGAAACAGATGTATATGCTTTGCAAGATAATGGCCATATAAAGACTAGGGGTCAAACTTGAGCCAAAGTAGAAGATATAGGATCTTCCCAGATTGTTCAAGTTTAATATGAAGGCTATGAGCATGAGGGTGTGGTTAATAGAAGCGATAGATGTCTTGGTTAATGATTGGACAACATTAAGATGCGAACATTCTCAAAGTTTAAGGGTGACTCGGAAGTTCGATTGAGAAGTATCTTGGGGCCTCTGATGCACTTTTAACTTTACTCCAATGACCTGTTCTTTTCACAACTTCGAATGGAATGTTACCTTATACATGAGCTAATTTCTACTTGGCTTTTATGATTGTTCATTTAGTAGGTATCTGAATGCTTTGTAATTTTCCCTCTTAGAGGTCAGATATGGAATATGTTTATAGTTCTTTAGTAATTCTTATATTGATGTTATGTTTGAATAAATCGATAGATAATTGTAGCAGAGATAAAACTTTGGTTTATAGCGATTTTCATGTGTTTCTTTCAGGAATAGGTATGAGAACTCACCAGCAGGCATAATGCAGGTACTGCTTCAAGAATTTCAGGTCCTTGCAGCTCATAACAC
This genomic window contains:
- the LOC101263110 gene encoding acyl-CoA-binding domain-containing protein 3 isoform X2; this encodes MNLFQEFFVTAMLALVFSCIIVKIVSAAVSKDERVDTEKIVVEEVKISKGLVVRSRKSKKRVKFVEEGVVGNVDRVEREIPKKDGVEGFIEKKIEGVLRKGEDFNGEKGFENLDLVEHCGGEREVEIEGVLKKGDDFKGEKVCESLELIEQCGGEREVSDDPEVCGKNGLVEEKDEVKKIEGVLEKDDDFTVEKEDDDFTVEKVCENLDLNKHCGGESDDHDDADVCSKIELMEEKDEVKKIDELLVVKEKDTANAVVVDEVKVGENEVVEVGGGLSKGDDEKTDKMAMDEDIDDDWEGIERSELEEEFAKAVNFVDGGNGKNSGMENMGSELMMQLYGLQKIAIEGPCYEPQPMALKVYARAKWNAWQKMGSMNQEVAMEQYIKLLSDHVPNWTHHSKNDCEVGSSETKMPGDPDPIPDSSNDTGKDERTQETNRAAEGDKGEKE
- the LOC101263110 gene encoding acyl-CoA-binding domain-containing protein 3 isoform X1, with translation MNLFQEFFVTAMLALVFSCIIVKIVSAAVSKDERVDTEKIVVEEVKISKGLVVRSRKSKKRVKFVEEGVVGNVDRVEREIPKKDGVEGFIEKKIEGVLRKGEDFNGEKGFENLDLVEHCGGEREVEIEGVLKKGDDFKGEKVCESLELIEQCGGEREVSDDPEVCGKNGLVEEKDEVKKIEGVLEKDDDFTVEKEDDDFTVEKVCENLDLNKHCGGESDDHDDADVCSKIELMEEKDEVKKIDELLVVKEKDTANAVVVDEVKVGENEVVEVGGGLSKGDDEKTDKMAMDEDIDDDWEGIERSELEEEFAKAVNFVDGGNGKNSGMENMGSELMMQLYGLQKIAIEGPCYEPQPMALKVYARAKWNAWQKMGSMNQEVAMEQYIKLLSDHVPNWTHHSKNDCEVGSSETKMPGDPDPIPDSSNDTGKDERTQETNRAAEGDKGIGMRTHQQA